The region cagtagGTTATACAACCTATAAGccaaaaaatctattttaaatatcAAACATGGCATGCTCTTGGTTTTTCACATCAGTTTCTACAAGCAGTTTCTGCAGGCATTTTATATTAAGCTGTCTTTTTTAGCCTTTCCTCATTGCAGACAAAACCTGatctaattaatttttttatgctgtttgtTAAGGTAGTTATCTTGGTGTATGTCATCCACTGTAAATAACCTTCAACATAAAAAGTGGACCAGTGCTATAAGCTAACTATTTTTGAACAGAGATTAGTTCAGATGCATTAGTTAATTGAAAAGCAGCACAAAGCAGCAGCACGCACAGCAAGGTCATAGTGGGGAGTATCAGATGTCTGTCATCTGGATGACTGGGTCACTTCTGGTTTTGAGCTTGGCTAATCTATATGTTGTAGGTGTTGGTCTGCTGAGGCCAGTTTCTCCAGTTCCTTTAactaaaggagagagagaaagaaagtgagtgagaatgTACTAGTGAATGTATTAGATCATACCAGTTCTAAGTGGTGTGAAAAGGTGATGCTAAAGGCTGCTGGCAAATACAACCTCCTGCGTTGTTTCACAACTACTTTCCTCCCACTTGCTTTTTCTCAGTTAATCAGTAACATATCCATTGCAGATATCCCATGTGGTGCAGATGTGCCTGAAGCAATACAACTGTTCTGTCAGGATGAGGAATTGTACTATAGCCTGTTGTAGAGTCCAGCCATCTTGCCTTCCCTTTAAATCTTGGCTGAACCAACCACACTGTATGATCGGGGGTCTGCATTGGCTGGCAGTGGTTGGAAGGATGATATCTCTTGTGTCATTTTAATAGGGGAGGTTTGACACAACCATTCACTGGGGAGCTGCTGAAGGTGGGAGATAATTAATGGGTTTTGGTGCAGTCAGCACTGCAAGCCCTAGTGAAAGGGGAATGgcttttctctcccactcttcctCATATTTATCAGTTCCATGCTGAGACTTCATGAGCATGGCTTTAGATCCCCCTTGAAGCAGCAGGGCCTTGTTTCTCCCTACCTTGTGAAACAGTGAAGCTCCCTTTGcacaattattaaaacatttcccTGGGCCTTTCATTTGTTAACTCACAAGGGATTATTGTCTAGGCCAAATTTGGCAGCTGTAGTTTATTTATGCATAAAACACTACAAAGATGCCACTCTTGATGATGGAAACCCTTATTGAAGCAATTATGGCtaaaatatgtttcatttatttatttatttatttatttttacatcttttcAGTTAATACTATTTTGGATGAGAAACCTTACCTCTTCTGGAGTGAGAGCCCTCTGATGGAGTGCAGCCTTTTCTCCCTCCGATGGCTCTTTTAGAGCCAACAGACCCCTCTTGTATCGGAGTGTACTGGCAAGCTCCTCCAACTTCTGTGAATTATGCAGACCTGCAATCTTGTTTTTATCAAGACTCTTCTTATACCAGGATGGATGGTAGTATTCTCTGTAAATCCAGGGACTGCGCTTCTCATAAACCTCACCTTCTTTCAGCAGATGTTCCTCCAGATCACTTCTTTTCTCGGTCAGGTATCTCAGTGttgcctcctcctcctgcttctcttcctctgtacTGCTATGGTGCCTTTTCTCCACTGGACTTCCAAAGTGATGCTTGTTTTCACTTAGTGCTTGAGCAATTagttcctcttcttcttcttcaggtgAGCGGTGCTTGAAATTCTCCTCCCGTGAGTCATAGAAATGATGCTTCTTATCTTTTTTCACTTcatcttcattttcaaatttgACTGACTCACCATTCTTGTAGTAATGTTTCTTGTGGTGGTGCATGTGGGCTGGCTTCCAGATCCTTTTTTCACTGTCAGCACTGTCCTCTGACTCCTCTTGTCTTTTCTCAGAGGGTTGCTCCTCAGAATCCTCTTCAGTTGATCCTCCTCTGTGTTTCTGGTGCTTTTGTTGGTAGTAGTGGTAACTGGGCCACCaacccttcctctctctctcatcactctccaTAGTTCCAGGCTCTTCTTCAGAGGACTCCTCATCTCGTTTGTGGTGTTTCTTGTGGTATCTAAGACTGGGCTGCCAATACTGCTttgctctctcctcttcttcatcttccaCTGATTCTCTAGACCTCTTCTCTTGAGAACTTAATTCTGCAGAATCTTCGTCAGACCAGTCATGATCCCGTTTGTGGTGCACTTTTTTGTGATATCTATGAGAGTTCCAAATTTGTTTCTCCTGACTCTCATCACCTTCATGGTGCCTTTTGTGTGGAAAGCTTGGGAACTCTTCCTGGCTTCTATCATAGTCAGGTTCTTCACGCTTTTCCTTGCTTGTCAAAATATGATACCTTTTCTGCTCATAGAATGGGAATTCTTCTTGGCTTCGTTCCTCATCTTGATCCTCACGCTTCTCTTTGGTAGAGAGAGAATAGTGCCTTTGGTGAGTGTATTCCTCCTCACTCCTCTCATCCTCAGGGTcttcatgtttttctgtgtttgctaaAAGATGGTGTCTTTTATAGTAATTTGGGAATTCCTCCTGGCTTCGTTCCTCATCCATGTCCTCACGCTTTTCCTGATTTGTTTTGAGAAGTTCACCAGTTACTTCCTCATTGGTCTCCTCTCCACGTCTCTTTTCTTGCTCAGAAGACAGCAAATCTTCCCCACTCTTTTTCATAGTTACAGAGTGACTGGAACCTACATTGGGATGTAGAATAATGAACAGTGTTTGTGCCTAAACCATATGCTCTGGGTGCATTTTTTAGATTGTTAATGAAGGTataacagagaaaatgcaagTTACTTGCCTGCATTAAGAATTTCTTTACATTCTGGTTGCAGTGCAGTAACATCTGGTTTGGACAGTGCCTTAGAAAGGATCTGAACCAAACACTGGGTGACCTAAAATAAATAgtagttttctttttactgaaagggtatttatttattgatttttcatGCTTGTAGGTTAACAAAGAACAATGATGCATACCAGGTCTTCTCTCCTGCCATCTTGTCCAAAAGGCAGTGACTTGGAATCTGTAATTTTTAAGTATGTtatttcagtcagtcagtgtaAACTTTAATAGTTGATTACTGCAGCATTAGatcagattagattagattatttCAGCATTATAATCAAGGGTATCAGAGTATCAAAGTAATAGTACCGAATTTTGTTAAGTCGAGGCATGACCCCCctcataaaatacacaagataagCATTGTGTTCAACAACCAGTGttataaaaagaatatttagAATCTTAACTCAAAATCGCTTACTTTGGTGCTTATTTGTCGCAGATTAATCATCGAAAATATGTTAATTTATATACGATTGGTACTTACATGCAATGTAACAAAACGTTTTTACAAATCGCACTTTCCCACTCCGTTACAAATTGCCATTACGCTGACCATGGTGCTGAAATGTGTCTGCGCTCTCTATTATGTATCGTctctaaaatgaataaaaaacctCAGTTGCTCACCTGCGAAGAGGGACACAGCCACAGCAAGGATAAGTAAAAACTTCATGCTGAAAATTTGTAGCCAAGATAAGGATCCGAAAATTTGAAATGCGAAAGATAACAACAAAGCGCTCCCCTTTTCCTAGTGAGCGAGCGCCTTGTTGCACCCCAGCGCGCGTGATGCGTCTGTTTTGACAGCAGAGGAAGACTCAGAGATCGTAGTGCTGCACCGCCAGGACTTGCGTCATGTCCCATGCGAAGCACTCGTGAGAACCTATTTTGTGAGTTAATATTCATGAACTGAATAATTACTTccaataaaagcaaaatgttattgAAAATGCAACTTTTATTGGTGCCTCAAGTCTTTCAAATAACGTCGACATGTATCCTTTTGAGTATCTTGCTTGTTATATTTTAACGAAGAAGTATAGCATTTAGGAACGAATAGTTTTTTTCTCGGGTTATTCTGAAGAACAAAAGAATCAGGTGCATCGTCACTCTGCTGCACACTACCAAGACTTTTTTTCAGCTACTAAGCTATAGAAAGGACATAGAAGTGCACTCGTGATTATTTAAAGTCAAGTGAAGAAATTGAAGTCTTGTTTCTTCTCAGCACTACCTTTCCAATACACCCAGCAGGTTCTTTCAGCTTTTCATCAATCGATGTTCGTGTTATGTAATAACTCTCTTTCTATGTGGTCTGCGCTTGACAAAAACAGCAAGAAATGCAGTGCACTAGAATGCAGTGCGCAGTGCACTAGCTCTGCGTTCAGAGAAGCTTCAAAGAACTGTATACAATGAACAGACTTAAATTCCAGTTTAACTTTGTGGACAATATGCGTTAGAAGCATGTGCATCATGATGTTTTGAACAGAATAGAGCCCATGCTTGTTTCAGTGTAGGTATGTGTTATGTCATGCTTCAAGTCTTTGATGTATACCTGAATATTGTACAAGCTCCACATATTCCATCCCACATGTGCTCACAAATTATTCACCTGAAAAGATTAATTTCCTGGTTTTGTAACCATCTGAAGCATCTTTGTTTATATGGGAATCTGATATGCTGTACATATATTTGTCTTCCAAAAGATTTTTGTAAGTCTAATTTTGTGAAGCTAATATTTGCTTTAGCTATACAGCTGCTCCCCACTACGTGCTGCATAATTAATCAGTTACACAAGTGCATCATGACTGAAAAATGAGCAGACCCTGATAAGCACAGGTTACCAGTTCTTAGAAATGTTTAAACAGCCTAAGGTCATACTGGGTTATTATGAGAAACAATGCAAGTGGTTTCTTTCAGGTGGGCCTGTCCCTCTGCTAGAGTGAAGGGATGGCCTATGCACTGCTGCCTGTTATACTTGTCCATATGTGCAAATATGTCCAAGGTCTGTCAGTTGCTGTGGCAACAGTAACCTGTTGGGGGGCTGCTTTTATTTGCACAGATTATGAAAGTGTAACCTTTAACACCCTACATCATATTTGGTCTGAACTTGCATTATTTAGACCATTGGTTTGTTAGTATTGTATTTCTGAATGGTTTCTGTAAAAAACCTGTTTGAGGGTGAAGGTGGGTGTtggcatatatgtatgtactgtatatgtcatagtcctttatgtgtgtgtgtgtgtgtgtgtgtgtgtgtgtgtgtgtgtgtgtgtgtgtgtgtgcgcgcgtgtgcgcacatgcatgaATTGTAGTTAGTTCTTTCGTTTAGCAAGGAGGGCTGTGATGGAGATCACAACTCTCTGAAAGAGGCAGTTCCTCAGTCAATTGGTGCAGGATCTTATTGTCCTGAACCATTTGCCTGACAGCAGCGGTTCAAAAGGAATGACTGGGGTGTATGAGGTCTTTGCTGATGCTGTTAGTTTTCTTCCTCAGTCAGGTGGCATAAAGTGTCCCATTCCAACAATGCGCTGTGCCGTCTTCACCAAATAACGCAGATCTTTTCGGTGGTCGTGCAGCTGACATACCACACTGTAGCATAGTTGGTTAAGATGCTTTCAGTGGTGCTCCTGTAGAAACTCACCAGTAGTTTCTGTGGGAGCTGGGCCTGTTTCATCTTCCTGTTCCCAGGTTCCTTTTTTTAACCAGGTGTGCGGTGTTTTACACAGAGGCTCTAAGGAACTTTAAGCTTTCCATCCtttctgctgcttctccttGGAAAGGGAGGTGGTGTATCTGCTTTGTTGATGATCTATCTCCTGTCAATGATGATCTCCTTTGTCTTAGAGGTGTTTAAGTCTTGTACTTTAATTTTTTCAGCTGCATGGAATAAAACACTTTATGCTGTGACTCATTTTAAACACAAGTGCTCAGAAATGAATAACTCCGTTAGGTCTAGACATTGTTCTTCCTTTATTACATTCATGACTCTTGGTCTTTGATAGCCATCCTGGTCTTCCATGAGGAAGCTGGGTTTAGAAGTACTAGTATGCTCAGTGATCAACACTGTGCTGGCTTATGTCTCTGCTCTACCTAATGCACAGTCTTAAAAACAGGAAAGTAATGAATTATACAGTTATCATGTCTTCGATGCTTGGGTCcctattaatatttcatatagtTATAAAGATGAGATCTTTAgaactgctgtgtgtctgtgtgtgtgtgttgtgcaagAGAGTGAGATGCCAGTTGTACTTAGACTGGCTAACTGATTTGAGCATGCTTTCGGCTTTCGATGGGTCCCCAGGACTTTGTAGTGCACGGTTAGCTTTAATCAAAGTCATTTGCATGCAGGAACAAAAGGAAGATGCACCAAACAGAAATATTGGAGCCTGTGTAGTTGAGAGCTTTGATCTTTGTTATAACACAAAAAACAGCTTGGGGCAAGagcattattttaataatagctCCATGCTGAGCTGCAGTTGGAAATaagatttgttgttgctgttgtggagTGGAATTGTATGTCTTACAATAAAATATCCTATggacttttgtttttaatgtgcaaTGGAACCCCACAAAGTTTGTACTACCAACCAACAAAACAGATGTGCAATGAGGACTTCAGAGATGAGTCCTATCAAATCTTATAAGTGATCATGGCATTATGCTATGAGGAAGGGTCAAGagtaattacatacattttgcCACCCCAAAAGCACTCTAAACAGAAAGGTTAAAGGTattcttttcttgtttattttgagAGAAGGAAATTAGGTTTATCTCATGAACAATCTGTTCTGAGAGTTTGTGTGCAGGCTTGTGTTAGTTGCCATGGTAGTCTTGAATTCATGgcagatttttttcatttcacattttgatACTATATGTCAGTTTTTTTCTGACAAACCTACAACTGTGAAAATGCTGCACCAAACAATGGCTATAGCTTCTTTTTCATATTACAAATACAGTGactgtttttgcattatttcaAAGAGAGTCCAGGACATGTGTAGACCAAGCATTTCTGGAAGCTCACTGTGCAGATAAGAGAACTGTTTTTCACATAGCTCTAGTTATATTAGAGACATCTCTCTCACATAACTTATATCTCATAGCTCATGCAAGGCCTACAGTTAGGATATGATCTAATCCTATGCTATAATATGTCCGTGTCTGGCTGAGTGCTGTAAAAATAGTTTTAGTGTATGCTTTTTTGTGAGCCTTTTATATAATCGCAGAGGGCTCATGatcacaaacactttttcaaGCAGGCAATGAAAACCCTTCTAGATTGATTCTAAATCTGTGTATAGATTTTCTTTTCTAGCTGAGGCTGTGCTGTTCCAGAGTCTTCCCGCCTCCTGTTTCATAGCTCCCACAGTTAGAGATACACAGCTTGGTTTCAAACCAAAGTATGACAAATGACTCCCACCACATCACAGCGTAAACAAATGCCTGTAATTAATTAGCCCATGCATCTACAGTGTGAACACTGTAGACACTCAAGTCTGATCAAAGGTACTTTTAATCATCAGAACCTTCTAATACCTGCGCTAATACTTGGTTACCATGATAGCATATGTATGTTTATCCAGATGTTccattataatataaataagtcTTTTTACATACATTCTAAGCAGTAGACCCATAGAAGCCCTCAGCAAAGTTTTCTGTATAGGAGAccaagaaagaaaataaaaaaaacttgcagAAATTCTCTGAAGACAAAGGCACCTGGAGAACACTGCAGaacactctcagagcagataTTCTCTTTGTTCCCCTCTACAAAGGCCAAACTCAATAATACATGTAAGAGACAAATTGCTGTAAGCCTTGGTGCAGTGAATGTCACCATAAGAACTGCTTGGCAAGCGTGGGGTATTCTGGTGGACAGCAATGCCAGTTACAgtggtggtttgttttttgtatttttttgcaaAGAAGTGGATggcagagagatagacagagagagagagatagatagatagagagagagactggtagAGCATTAAAGGACTTTTAATGTCACATACATTTCATTATGCGTACAGCAACGTTGTCATTATTCACTTGTCATAATTGCTTGCTTGCTGCTGGCCACACAACTGGGCCTAAGTAGAGTTATACTCAAGCCACTCCAGTCCAAACTCACAGGCCTATGTTTCCATATTTCCATACCTACCACAGTTACAGAATTTATTTGCCTTCTCACCCATTAAAATTTGACAGTAGAGTATTGTGATGTGTTTATTAGAAGATTTGTGAATACAATGATAAAATCAGGACCAACAATATATATAAgtacaaatatacattattgTCACTTTGTATTACACATGATAATAtcaaatttttatatatatatattcactcTAGAGCAGTGGGGAGGTGTTCTCTGGAGTTACTAATCATGCTTTTCCTTCTGGCAATccgatggatgagtctgggtctGGCGGTTGCCAGGAGATTGGTACTTGTTTGACTGTATTGTGTAAAGGTGTAAAGTGTAaaggtgtggggttgtttttccaGAGTTGGGCTCGCCCCTTAGCTCCAGTGAAAGAAACTGTTAATGCCTCAGCATagcaagagattttggacaatttcatgctcccaactttgtgggaacagtttggagATGGTCCCTttctgttccaacatgactggcttcagtgcacaaagcaaagaCATGAATGagcgagtttggtgtggaagaacttgactggcctgcacaaagccctgacctcaacctgatAGAACACCTTTTGGATGAATTAGAGCCgagactgtgagccaggccttctcgttcaacatcagtgtctgacctcagaAATGtacttctggaagaatggtcccATAAACACGCTCCTAAACCTTGCAGAAAGCCTTctcagaagagttgaagctgttatagctgcaaagggagggccgacatcatattaaaccctatggattgtGATGTCACTCAAATTCATATGCGGGCAAAGGTAGATGAGCGAATTACAAAGCAATCTGAATGAAATCTATAGGTTCAAGCAGACCTCATTGTTATCCTCAGTATTATGAGTAAGCTCTGCAAACTCTGCAAACTTTTAGGGAAAAATAATAACAGGtgagaatgactgactgacatgTGGATGGATGTTCATTGAATTAGCAATATCCAGAATCCTGCTCTAAGCCTGTCAGTCATGGCAGTAGTAAAAGAATGAACCCTGATAACAGCTGACTTTGGAACGGAGCCACCTACAATCCGGCAGATCTGCGTAACAATCACATTCATCTTACGGATCCATTCCAGACTTGATTAGAATGCTAAATCCAGAGTGTCATTATATGGAGATGGCATACAGTCAGGACTGAGTCATCACCATAACTCGTTTATTATTGCCTTAATATTTTTCTACAGttaacacacttacacactaatgaaaacatattttattacatgttAATATGATAACCCTCTAGGTTAGGTAGCAGATGCTGACAGATGTTAACTGTCAGCCTCTGTTAAAGAACAACTCCTGAAGACAGTGGCTGCAAGTAAAGCGAATTACATGGACATGGCACCAGTTATAAACTGCAATTTATAATAATTCTTGGTTTTGtgagaaatgcatttaaatatgagaaatatgcatataaaataCTATTTTATATGCACAATAATGAAAGCATCAATTAAAGCAATTCCACAAAATCACACCGAAATGAGTCCAACACTCAACATTCCTAGACGTGAATGCCCAACATACATAAAAGCATACAAAGCCAGTCAGAGGCTTTAAATTAAACCATTTTGAAAAAGGCCACAGAATGATATATTAACATCTTAATGGGAATACTAAAATGTTGTAGTAATAATTGTCTTAGTAAACATATGTAGCTTCAGTAAACATCTGTTTCTTCATTTGAGCTTCAGCAGCTGTGGGTGCCCTGAGCCATGACAATGTCGCTTACCATAGCAGTTCTGATACCCACACTAGAGCCTTAGAAGCCTCCTGACAAACAACCTCTCAATCTCTATCAACAGAGTTCACAGCATTTAAAGGTCAGGTCATTTCATTAGACACCTGTGTCACCATGAGCCTGATATTTGCAGTGATAGTTGATCAGTTTCAGGATAATAGGATAGGACAGGTCTACCAGCCTACTGATTTAAGCTAATTTCCTAATTAAAATGATGTTAACATTAATCTTTATGACGTACCATGACCTCTTAGGAATGTGTCTAACACAGAAATTGATCTGTTTAACTAACAATAAAAAAggattaaaatataatttaataatgctCATTAGGTCAGTTAAGGATGCCAGTATATGTTAATAAATCGTCAGTGCCAGAATCAGTAAACTGAAACTACATATCAGCTAAAACTGCATTTGTTCCACAgactaaaaaaatatattaattaacaGTAGGGAGAAACAGACACTAGGAACCTCCAATTCATTACCTTGTCCTTTCTTCCAGCTGTGGATTAGATTAGGGAAGGCAAGAGCTTAAGGCCTCTGAAGAAGATCTCAGAGCTCCAATTGTCTATTTGATGCCTGTCTTGCAGATGCTTCCCTTTAAGAGGTAATCGCACTTGATAGTATTGCATAAAGTATGACCCCTGGAAGATTAGCCTGATATTCAATATATATCTTAGACATATTATAGTTTAAttgcatatttattcatttttgcagACTCTAAGAGCCTTGATCAAGAAATCAATCaagctgtggaagacaaccGAGATGCCATGTCCCTGTTGCTATTCTGCACAGGCCTGAAgcccctcagtgagatcatccCCAAGAGTGACTATAGATACTGGTTACGGAATAGAACAACTGTCAGCCACCTCCTCCACATGAATGACATTATgttgtatgccagaagtgaacgaGATATTGTCTCaataatccatctcaccagaaTATACAGCAAAAACATCAGAACATCATTCAGATTGGTAAGTACtttgagtactttgaacctcaagtatggctcggcttgaaacaccatgcttcaagtctcatggaagataagcatcgagactattctctgtcctggttctcagatggtggaacgaacttcctctgactgtccggacagcagattcacttgcagtcttcaaatgcagaatgaagacccatctatttgtgcaATATATGATCCTATGATGAATAACTGAAActgtacttattgtagggtattgtttgttattgcactctGAGACAGAGCTTAtaatgtgttttgcacttctaggtatcagcattgatccctgtatttcagtgttctagttcaatggtatcttgaactg is a window of Electrophorus electricus isolate fEleEle1 chromosome 3, fEleEle1.pri, whole genome shotgun sequence DNA encoding:
- the chgb gene encoding secretogranin-1, yielding MKFLLILAVAVSLFADSKSLPFGQDGRREDLVTQCLVQILSKALSKPDVTALQPECKEILNAGSSHSVTMKKSGEDLLSSEQEKRRGEETNEEVTGELLKTNQEKREDMDEERSQEEFPNYYKRHHLLANTEKHEDPEDERSEEEYTHQRHYSLSTKEKREDQDEERSQEEFPFYEQKRYHILTSKEKREEPDYDRSQEEFPSFPHKRHHEGDESQEKQIWNSHRYHKKVHHKRDHDWSDEDSAELSSQEKRSRESVEDEEEERAKQYWQPSLRYHKKHHKRDEESSEEEPGTMESDERERKGWWPSYHYYQQKHQKHRGGSTEEDSEEQPSEKRQEESEDSADSEKRIWKPAHMHHHKKHYYKNGESVKFENEDEVKKDKKHHFYDSREENFKHRSPEEEEEELIAQALSENKHHFGSPVEKRHHSSTEEEKQEEEATLRYLTEKRSDLEEHLLKEGEVYEKRSPWIYREYYHPSWYKKSLDKNKIAGLHNSQKLEELASTLRYKRGLLALKEPSEGEKAALHQRALTPEELKELEKLASADQHLQHID